From a region of the Pseudanabaena sp. ABRG5-3 genome:
- a CDS encoding Mo-dependent nitrogenase C-terminal domain-containing protein has protein sequence MKTDHPTYTQAQISAWLRGLMSVALADNDYSDQERTLFDQISHSDEWGEEIPISSFEPISAQELADALGSDRRVGQNFLRMAVMMALADGKYTDTEDSVIQGFCTALDQEITPINELRIKLESASHHEEHHPDLLEPVKEWLDHMDIHDSRLANLICKVVPAQCPFERDIVLFGRKIMHIPAMCEINPLYDQLVGLRFRSLSYLAEKGEDVSKYC, from the coding sequence ATGAAAACAGATCATCCGACTTATACACAAGCGCAGATTTCAGCTTGGTTGCGGGGACTCATGAGCGTGGCTCTCGCAGACAATGATTACAGTGATCAAGAGCGTACCCTTTTTGATCAGATCAGCCATAGCGATGAATGGGGCGAGGAAATTCCCATTTCAAGTTTTGAACCGATTAGCGCTCAAGAACTGGCTGACGCATTGGGTAGCGATCGCAGGGTGGGGCAGAATTTTTTGCGAATGGCAGTGATGATGGCACTTGCCGACGGTAAATATACAGATACAGAAGATAGCGTTATTCAAGGATTTTGCACAGCTCTTGATCAAGAAATAACACCAATCAACGAATTACGGATCAAACTAGAATCCGCCTCACACCATGAAGAGCATCATCCCGATCTATTAGAGCCTGTCAAGGAATGGCTCGATCACATGGATATCCATGATTCCCGCCTTGCCAACCTAATTTGTAAAGTTGTGCCTGCTCAATGCCCCTTTGAGCGCGATATTGTTTTATTTGGGCGCAAAATTATGCATATTCCCGCCATGTGTGAGATTAATCCTCTATATGATCAACTTGTAGGACTGCGTTTTCGATCGCTTAGTTATCTCGCAGAAAAGGGTGAAGATGTCTCAAAATATTGTTAA
- the thiD gene encoding bifunctional hydroxymethylpyrimidine kinase/phosphomethylpyrimidine kinase, producing MSSFNTSQVPIAMTIAGSDSGGGAGIQADLRTFAFHCVHGTSVLTCITAQNTQGVKRVDATPPEAVTAQFEAVMIDMRVGAIKTGMLLNQGIIKTVAKKLVAFGFGNVVVDPVMVSRAGAQLLDDDAVKTIREQLIPLAAIATPNRYEAQILADMEIHTLEDMQTSAQKIYKLGARSVLVKGGGFTNKLKGIDVWFDGDRLEVLQTEVIDTQHTHGTGCTLSAAIAANLALGKPRFQAVQDAKNYVTEALKYSLAIGQGQGPVGHFYPLLKTSIE from the coding sequence ATGAGTAGTTTTAACACTTCACAAGTACCGATCGCGATGACGATCGCTGGTTCGGATAGTGGTGGTGGTGCAGGGATACAGGCTGACCTCCGCACCTTTGCATTTCATTGTGTGCATGGGACGAGTGTACTCACCTGCATCACTGCCCAAAATACACAGGGTGTAAAGCGAGTGGATGCCACGCCACCCGAAGCTGTAACGGCACAATTTGAAGCAGTAATGATTGATATGAGAGTGGGGGCAATCAAAACGGGGATGCTACTCAATCAAGGGATTATTAAAACCGTTGCCAAGAAATTAGTTGCCTTTGGCTTTGGGAATGTGGTGGTCGATCCAGTGATGGTGTCACGGGCGGGAGCGCAATTATTAGATGATGATGCCGTGAAAACGATCCGTGAGCAGTTAATTCCCCTTGCAGCGATCGCTACACCTAACCGCTATGAAGCCCAAATTCTGGCAGATATGGAAATTCATACGCTGGAAGATATGCAAACATCGGCTCAGAAAATTTATAAATTGGGAGCGCGATCAGTTCTCGTCAAGGGTGGTGGCTTTACCAACAAACTAAAGGGAATTGATGTGTGGTTTGATGGCGATCGCCTTGAGGTTTTGCAGACAGAAGTAATTGATACGCAGCATACTCATGGGACTGGCTGTACTTTGTCCGCCGCGATCGCTGCAAATTTGGCTTTGGGAAAACCACGCTTTCAAGCAGTTCAAGACGCAAAGAACTATGTTACTGAAGCTTTGAAATATTCTTTAGCGATCGGGCAGGGACAGGGGCCAGTTGGGCATTTCTATCCGTTACTGAAGACTAGTATCGAATAG
- a CDS encoding ATP-binding protein, with the protein MAYSPGQNKIQHFEEACQEWDIERLADDLVGKTGDLPPAQQRNLKAILLNLSPKEAAKQLEISESTLKPAFSALYRLIENLTQEKSNTVTYKTARFVLENYRKKEISPKILSIHSNSEILRLNSDRPQLSTNQIASEDIQKFRLIGRDEAITKLNELFKVHKIVLVLGEGGLGKSALAKFYCGSKVCEFHQLGNEEIAKAESLVDGWLQGLFGEAPSNQEFRIKLDRLRKYLIEDNRGICIVLDNLEPALNDGKFKEEHRRYVALLEVLSDPRVSSVTLITSRQPIHENVEVFEYKLPELDNKSWCEYFQLRKIEVGENHLGDVNSALNQMHRDYGGNAECMCVLSGNITNAREHKMNLEAYWERNKEDLRAHPRIEGLIKWQFDVLEHENPLAYKLLCRMGCYRYQDAVATVPEQGLLDLLWDEATTKPRRVVDNLFNRCLIKFSEKDRGYFLHPVMREEAVSRLKDRNGKWTEEGKDVNILAAKFFDSTLQRILTVTDALQGFEIIFHYLEAENYEAAASMLLEAKNSAEYDSEVFGYACWRLGFSQKVISTISTVLEKVDSQMTNPYILAGLYRTLGYSQNQLGNIHEGIKYHELSQQISNKYFQSIEFDSQNIDHLRMGNMICAYFVNVGLCYIDLWDISKAQDSFEKANIFFNRYDPFSYSWATIQSCLTLVKSILSRYDKTLLKDAYRLANDTYSRYHAGTLSTSTWGETYSPFLLGKAFNFLDNIERALEMYHIALSISSENGYTQAKANILCGLAEVYKKLQNFNVAFSYHHDGIGILQYLGAKCDLAEAYFQLGLTYQAMGEHDQAKEYKAKALQLFAQMEAPKQIERVNKAFDQGAIK; encoded by the coding sequence ATGGCTTATTCACCGGGACAAAATAAAATTCAACATTTTGAGGAAGCTTGTCAAGAATGGGACATAGAGAGGTTAGCGGATGATCTTGTTGGGAAGACAGGAGATTTGCCACCCGCACAGCAACGTAATTTAAAGGCAATTCTATTAAACTTAAGTCCAAAAGAAGCAGCCAAACAATTAGAGATTTCTGAAAGTACTCTTAAGCCTGCATTTTCTGCTTTGTATCGACTTATCGAAAATTTAACTCAGGAAAAAAGCAATACAGTTACCTATAAAACTGCAAGATTCGTATTGGAGAATTATCGTAAGAAAGAAATTTCTCCAAAGATATTATCAATACATTCCAACTCTGAAATATTGAGACTTAATAGCGATCGCCCACAACTCTCAACTAATCAAATCGCCTCTGAAGATATACAAAAGTTTCGATTAATTGGACGGGATGAGGCGATCACTAAATTAAATGAACTCTTCAAAGTACATAAAATAGTCCTTGTTTTAGGAGAGGGTGGGCTTGGTAAGTCCGCTTTAGCCAAATTTTACTGTGGGAGCAAAGTATGTGAATTTCATCAACTAGGAAATGAGGAGATCGCTAAGGCTGAATCACTTGTTGATGGATGGTTACAAGGACTTTTTGGGGAAGCGCCTAGTAATCAAGAATTTCGGATTAAGCTTGATCGGTTGAGAAAATACCTCATAGAGGACAACAGAGGTATTTGTATTGTTCTTGATAATCTTGAGCCTGCATTGAATGATGGTAAATTCAAAGAAGAACATCGTCGCTATGTTGCTTTATTAGAGGTTCTATCCGATCCTCGCGTGAGTTCAGTGACCTTGATTACTAGTCGTCAACCTATTCATGAGAATGTTGAAGTTTTTGAATATAAGCTACCAGAGTTGGATAACAAGAGTTGGTGTGAGTATTTTCAGCTTCGCAAAATTGAGGTTGGTGAAAATCATTTAGGAGATGTCAATTCTGCACTAAATCAGATGCATAGAGATTATGGAGGTAATGCCGAATGTATGTGTGTTCTTAGTGGCAATATTACAAATGCTAGAGAGCATAAAATGAATTTAGAAGCTTATTGGGAAAGAAACAAAGAAGATTTACGCGCACATCCAAGAATTGAGGGATTAATTAAATGGCAATTTGATGTATTGGAACATGAAAACCCCTTAGCATACAAACTACTCTGTCGAATGGGTTGCTATCGTTATCAAGATGCCGTTGCCACGGTTCCCGAACAAGGACTACTAGATTTGTTATGGGATGAAGCGACAACTAAACCAAGACGAGTTGTTGATAATTTGTTTAATCGCTGTCTGATTAAGTTTTCAGAAAAAGATAGAGGATATTTTCTTCATCCTGTGATGAGAGAGGAAGCTGTTAGTCGATTAAAAGATAGGAATGGAAAATGGACAGAAGAAGGGAAAGATGTAAATATTCTGGCAGCTAAATTCTTTGACAGCACTCTACAAAGAATTCTTACTGTAACTGATGCCTTACAAGGATTTGAGATAATTTTTCATTACTTGGAGGCTGAGAATTACGAAGCTGCTGCCTCAATGTTACTTGAAGCCAAAAATAGTGCTGAGTATGATTCAGAAGTTTTTGGATATGCTTGCTGGCGGTTGGGATTTTCTCAAAAAGTTATTTCGACTATATCTACAGTATTAGAAAAAGTAGATAGCCAGATGACTAACCCCTATATTCTTGCTGGTTTGTATAGAACATTAGGATATTCACAAAATCAATTAGGCAATATACACGAGGGTATAAAATATCACGAACTATCTCAACAAATTTCTAATAAATATTTTCAAAGTATAGAATTTGATTCTCAAAATATTGATCACTTGCGAATGGGAAATATGATATGTGCCTATTTTGTAAATGTAGGACTTTGTTATATTGACTTATGGGATATTAGTAAAGCACAAGACTCTTTTGAAAAAGCAAATATCTTTTTTAACAGATATGATCCATTTTCTTATTCTTGGGCAACCATTCAGAGTTGTTTGACACTGGTAAAGTCTATATTGAGTAGATATGACAAAACACTACTTAAAGATGCTTATAGATTAGCAAATGATACATATAGTAGGTATCATGCTGGAACTCTTTCTACAAGCACATGGGGGGAAACGTATAGTCCTTTTTTATTAGGTAAAGCTTTTAATTTTCTAGATAATATAGAAAGAGCTTTAGAGATGTATCATATCGCGCTCTCTATTTCATCGGAAAATGGTTATACGCAGGCTAAAGCTAATATTTTATGTGGTCTTGCCGAAGTATATAAGAAATTACAAAATTTTAATGTAGCCTTTTCTTATCACCATGATGGAATCGGAATTCTACAATATCTTGGAGCAAAATGTGATCTTGCAGAAGCGTATTTTCAACTTGGGCTAACATATCAGGCAATGGGAGAGCATGACCAAGCAAAAGAATATAAAGCAAAAGCACTACAACTTTTCGCGCAAATGGAAGCGCCGAAACAAATCGAGAGAGTTAACAAAGCCTTTGATCAAGGAGCGATAAAATGA